The following are encoded together in the Syngnathus typhle isolate RoL2023-S1 ecotype Sweden linkage group LG5, RoL_Styp_1.0, whole genome shotgun sequence genome:
- the prxl2c gene encoding peroxiredoxin-like 2C has product MAEVKLPITRQIERENTQESGSSPINVHLRDVDDCFIYDRHGTPIPFKSLYQDRKSIIIFVRNFLCYSCKDYVDDLSKVPKEVLEDAKVDLVVIGQSAHHHIQPFCSLTGYAHEIYVDPNRVIYHKLGMKREEKFTVSAQPSPHVKSGIFMGQMKSIWRAMTSPVFDFQGDLHQQGGAIIAGPGSQLRFCHFDTNHLDHMPINWLLQLAGVHHTLNFSKEPKVIHV; this is encoded by the exons ATGGCAGAAGTTAAGTTGCCCATAACTCGACAAATCGAGAGAGAAAATACTCAAGAAAGTGGATCTTCTCCGATTAACGTGCACCTCCGAGACGTGGACGATTGTTTCATTTACGACCGTCACGGAACGCCCATCCCGTTCAAGAGTTTGTATCAAGATAGGAAGTCGATCATTATTTTTGTACGG AATTTCTTATGTTACAGCTGTAAAGACTACGTGGATGATCTGAGCAAAGTACCCAAAGAGGTACTGGAG gaTGCAAAGGTTGATCTAGTTGTCATTGGACAATCCGCTCATCATCACATACag CCTTTCTGCTCACTAACAGGATACGCTCATGAGATCTATGTGGACCCCAATAGGGTAATTTACCATAAGCTCGGAATGAAACGAGAAGAGAAGTTTACAGTGTCAG CCCAACCGAGTCCTCATGTCAAGTCTGGTATCTTCATGGGTCAAATGAAGAGTATCTGGAGAGCCATGACGAGTCCTGTATTCGACTTCCAGGGTGATCTTCATCAGCAAGGTGGTGCTATCATTGCTGGACCGG GTTCTCAATTGCGCTTCTGTCATTTTGACACGAACCATCTGGACCACATGCCAATTAACTGGCTGCTGCAGCTCGCCGGAGTTCATCACACCCTGAACTTCAGCAAAGAACCAAAGGTCATCCATGTGTAA